A genomic region of Castor canadensis chromosome 16, mCasCan1.hap1v2, whole genome shotgun sequence contains the following coding sequences:
- the LOC109691120 gene encoding zinc finger CCCH domain-containing protein 4 isoform X2 encodes MPPTFRDTGAAVWEDGELEEGELEDDGAEETQDTPGGSERSRKDKGEKHHSDSDEEKSHRRLKRKRKKEREKEKRRSKKRRKSKHKRHASSSDDFSDFSDDSDFSPSEKGHRKYREYSPPYAPSHQQYPSSHSAPLPKKSYSKMDSKAYSMYEDYENEQYGEYEGDEEEDMGKEDYDDFTKELNQYRRAKEGSSRGRGSRGRGRGYRGRGSRGGSRGRGMGRGSRGRGRGSMGGDHPEDEEDFYEEEMEYGEGEEPMGDDDYDDYSKELNQYRRSKDSRGRGLSRGRGRGSRGRGKGMGRGRGRGGSRGGMNKGGMNDDDDFYDDDMGDGGGSYRRSDHDKPHQQSDKKGKVICKYFVEGRCTWGDHCNFSHDIELPKKRELCKFYITGFCARAENCPYMHGDFPCKLYHTTGNCINGDDCMFSHDPLTEETRELLDKMLADDAEAGAEDEKEVEELKKQGINPLPKPPPGVGLLPTPPRPPGPPAPTSPNGRPMQGGPPPPPPPPPPPPGPPQMPMPVHEPLSPQQQLQQDMYNKKIPSLFEIVVRPTGQLAEKLGVRFPGPGGPMGPGPNMGPPGPMGGPMHPDMHPDMHPDMHPDMHPDMHPDMHPDMSIGPGMNPGPPMGPGGPPMMPYGPGDSPHSGMMPPIPPAQNFYENFYPQQEGMEMEPGLLGDTEDYGHYEELPGQPGETVFPEHPLEPDSFSEGGAAGRAKPGAGVPDFLPSAQRALYLRIQQKQQEEEERARRLAESSKQDRENEEGDTGNWYSSDEDEGGSSVTSILKTLRQQTSSRPQASVGELSSSGLGDPRLQKGHPTGGRLADPRLSRDPRLSRHAEAAGGSGPGDTGPSDPRLARSLPTSKPEGSLHSSPAGPGNSKGPAPPAAEEEEGERALREKAVSIPLDPLPGHPLRDPRSQLQQFSHIKKDVTLSKPSFARTVLWNPEDLIPLPIPKQDVVPPVPAALQSLPALDPRLHRPTPAGPPNARQRPGISTDPSSSGSNLPDFELLSRILKTVNVNTPGPSDKPSDPRVRKAPTDPRLQKPADSAASSRVAKPCATEVPSPAASPSGESSPPATAPYDPRVLAAGGLGQGSGSGQSSVLSGISLYDPRTPNAGGKATEPATDAGTQAKGPEGNGKSSASKAKEPPFVRKSALEQPEAGKAGADGGAAPATDRYNSYNRPRPKAAVASAATVTPPPEGTPPQPGVHNLPVPTLFGTVKPAPKTGSGSPFAGNSPAREGEQDAGSLKDVFKGFDPTASPFCQ; translated from the exons GGAAGATGGTGAGCTGGAAGAAGGTGAACTGGAAGATGACGGGGCTGAGGAGACACAGGACACCCCCGGAGGGTCAGAGAGGAGCCGGAAAGACAAGGGGGAGAAGCACCACAGCGATTCTGACGAGGAAAAGTCTCACAGGAGGCTGAAGCGGAAGCGGAAGAAAGAgcgggagaaggagaagaggcgatcaaagaagaggaggaagtcCAAGCACAAG CGCCACGCTTCTTCCAGTGATGACTTCTCCGACTTCTCAGATGACTCGGATTTCAGCCCCAGTGAGAAGGGGCACCGCAAGTACCGGGAATACAGCCCCCCATACGCACCG TCCCACCAGCAGTACCCCTCATCGCACAGTGCGCCCCTGCCCAAGAAGTCATACTCCAAGATGGACAGCAAAGCCTACAGCATGTACGAAGACTATGAGAACGAGCAGTATGGGGAGTATGAGGGCGACGAGGAGGAGGACATGGGCAAGGAGGACTACGATGACTTCACCAAAGAGCTCAATCAGTACCGTCGTGCCAAGGAGGGCAGCAGCCGGGGCCGAG GCAGCCGAGGGCGTGGACGGGGTTACAGGGGCCGAGGAAGCCGTGGAGGATCTCGAGGCCGAGGCATGGGCAGGGGCAGCCGAGGCCGGGGCAGAGGCTCCATGGGAGGAGACCATCCGGAGGACGAGGAGGACTTCTATGAGGAGGAGATGGAA TATGGAGAAGGTGAGGAGCCAATGGGTGATGACGATTATGATGACTACTCCAAGGAGCTGAACCAGTACCGCCGCTCTAAGGATAGCCGAGGCCGAG GGTTAAGTCGGGGCCGTGGCCGGGGTTCCCGAGGCCGAGGGAAAGGGATGGGCCGCGGCCGGGGTCGAGGTGGCAGCCGAGGAGGGATGAACAAGGGCGGAATGAACGATGACGACGACTTCTACGACGATGACATGGGC GATGGCGGTGGGAGCTACCGGAGAAGTGACCACGACAAGCCCCACCAGCAGTCTGACAAGAAAGGCAAAGTCATCTGCAAGTACTTCGTGGAAGGGCGGTGCACTTGG GGAGACCACTGTAATTTCAGCCATGACATTGAACTGCCAAAGAAACGCGAGCTGTGCAAGTTTTACATCACTGGTTTCTGCGCCAGGGCCGAGAACTGCCCGTACATGCACG GTGACTTTCCGTGTAAGTTATACCACACAACTGGGAACTGCATCAATGGTGATGACTGCATGTTCTCCCATGACCCTCTAACAGAAGAGACCAGAGAGCTTCTGGACAAG ATGTTAGCCGATGATGCAGAGGCAGGCGCCGAGGATGAAAAGGAAGTAGAGGAGCTGAAGAAGCAGGGCATCAACCCCCTGCCCAAGCCACCCCCCGGCGTGGGCCTCCTGCCCACACCCCCGCGGCCTCCTggccccccagcccccacctctCCCAACGGCCGGCCCATGCAGGGGGGTCCCCCACCTCCCCCGCCACCTCCTCCTCCGCCCCCTGGGCCCCCCCAGATGCCCATGCCAGTGCACGAGCCACTGTCACcacagcagcagctgcagcaggACATGTACAACAAGAAGATCCCCTCCTTGTTTGAGATTGTGGTGCGGCCCACGGGACAGCTGGCTGAGAAGCTGGGTGTAAG GTTCCCAGGACCTGGTGGACCCATGGGTCCTGGGCCCAACATGGGACCCCCAGGGCCCATGGGAGGCCCCATGCACCCTGATATGCACCCAGACATGCACCCGGACATGCACCCTGACATGCACCCCGACATGCATCCCGACATGCACCCCGACATGTCAATAGGCCCTGGCATGAACCCTGGCCCACCCATGGGTCCTGGCGGCCCCCCGATGATGCCCTATGGCCCTGGAGACTCCCCACACTCTGGAATGATGCCCCCCATCCCGCCAGCCCAGAACTTCTATGAAAACTTCTACCCACAGCAGGAGGGCATGGAAATGGAGCCAGGACTCCTTGGGGACACAG AGGACTACGGGCACTACGAAGAGCTGCCGGGGCAGCCTGGGGAGACTGTCTTCCCCGAGCACCCTCTGGAGCCTGACAGCTTCTCTGAGGGAGGGGCCGCAGGCCGGGCGAAGCCAGGCGCCGGTGTCCCTGACTTCCTGCCCTCAGCCCAGAGGGCTCTGTACCTGAGGATCCAGCAgaagcagcaggaggaggaggaaagagcgAGGAGGCTGGCTGAGAGCAGCAAGCAGGACCGGGAGAATGAGGAAG GGGACACTGGAAACTGGTACTCAAGTGACGAGGATGAAGGTGGGAGCAGTGTCACCTCCATTCTCAAGACCCTGAGGCAGCAGACATCCAGCAGACCCCAGGCCTCAGTTGGAGAACTGAGCAGCAGTGGGCTGGGAGACCCTCGCCTCCAGAAAGGACACCCTACAGGAGGCCGGCTAGCTGATCCCCGCCTCAGCCGGGATCCCAGACTCTCCCGCCATGCTGAGGCTGCCGGTGGCTCAGGCCCCGGGGACACAGGGCCCTCTGACCCTCGGCTGGCTCGCTCCCTGCCCACCTCCAAGCCTGAGGGCAGCCTGCATTCTAGCCCTGCTGGCCCTGGCAACTCCAAGGGGCCTGCACCGCCTgctgcagaggaggaggaaggggagcgGGCCCTGCGGGAGAAGGCCGTGAGCATCCCACTAGACCCCTTGCCTGGGCACCCACTGCGGGACCCACGGTCACAGCTGCAGCAGTTTAGCCACATCAAGAAGGATGTGACCCTGAGCAAGCCAAGCTTTGCCCGCACCGTGCTGTGGAACCCCGAGGACCTGATCCCCCTGCCCATCCCCAAGCAGGATGTGGTGCCCCCCGTGCCTGCTGCCCTGCAGTCCCTTCCTGCCCTGGACCCCAGGTTGCACCGCCCGACCCCTGCGGGACCCCCCAATGCCCGGCAGCGCCCAGGCATCTCCACGGACCCCAGCTCCTCTGGCTCTAACTTGCCTGACTTTGAACTGCTCTCTCGCATTCTCAAGACTGTCAATGTTAATACCCCTGGCCCGAGTGACAAGCCCAGTGATCCTAGGGTACGCAAAGCTCCCACTGACCCCCGACTGCAGAAGCCAGCAGACTCTGCGGCCTCTTCCCGAGTGGCCAAGCCCTGCGCTACCGAAGTCCCGTCTCCAGCCGCCAGCCCCAGCGGGGAGTCATCCCCACCAGCCACTGCACCCTACGATCCCCGTGTGCTGGCAGCCGGTGGGTTGGGCCAGGGCAGTGGGAGTGGGCAGAGCAGTGTGCTGAGCGGTATCAGCCTCTATGACCCGAGGACGCCCAACGCAGGTGGCAAAGCCACAGAGCCAGCTACTGATGCAGGCACCCAGGCCAAGGGCCCCGAGGGCAATGGCAAGAGCTCAGCCTCCAAGGCCAAGGAGCCCCCATTCGTCCGCAAGTCTGCCCTGGAGCAGCCTGAAGCAGGAAAGGCTGGTGCGGATGGGGGTGCAGCCCCAGCCACAGACCGATACAACAGCTACAACCGGCCCCGGCCCAAAGCCGCCGTGGCCTCTGCCGCCACAGTCACCCCACCACCAGAGGGGACCCCACCCCAACCTGGGGTGCACAACCTGCCTGTGCCTACCCTTTTCGGGACCGTGAAGCCGGCACCCAAGACAGGCTCAGGAAGCCCGTTTGCTGGCAACAGCCCAGCCCGTGAAGGGGAGCAGGACGCGGGGTCTCTGAAGGATGTTTTTAAAGGCTTCGACCCCACGGCCTCCCCCTTTTGCCAGTAG
- the LOC109691120 gene encoding zinc finger CCCH domain-containing protein 4 isoform X4 yields MLRGREDGELEEGELEDDGAEETQDTPGGSERSRKDKGEKHHSDSDEEKSHRRLKRKRKKEREKEKRRSKKRRKSKHKRHASSSDDFSDFSDDSDFSPSEKGHRKYREYSPPYAPSHQQYPSSHSAPLPKKSYSKMDSKAYSMYEDYENEQYGEYEGDEEEDMGKEDYDDFTKELNQYRRAKEGSSRGRGSRGRGRGYRGRGSRGGSRGRGMGRGSRGRGRGSMGGDHPEDEEDFYEEEMEYGEGEEPMGDDDYDDYSKELNQYRRSKDSRGRGLSRGRGRGSRGRGKGMGRGRGRGGSRGGMNKGGMNDDDDFYDDDMGDGGGSYRRSDHDKPHQQSDKKGKVICKYFVEGRCTWGDHCNFSHDIELPKKRELCKFYITGFCARAENCPYMHGDFPCKLYHTTGNCINGDDCMFSHDPLTEETRELLDKMLADDAEAGAEDEKEVEELKKQGINPLPKPPPGVGLLPTPPRPPGPPAPTSPNGRPMQGGPPPPPPPPPPPPGPPQMPMPVHEPLSPQQQLQQDMYNKKIPSLFEIVVRPTGQLAEKLGVRFPGPGGPMGPGPNMGPPGPMGGPMHPDMHPDMHPDMHPDMHPDMHPDMHPDMSIGPGMNPGPPMGPGGPPMMPYGPGDSPHSGMMPPIPPAQNFYENFYPQQEGMEMEPGLLGDTEDYGHYEELPGQPGETVFPEHPLEPDSFSEGGAAGRAKPGAGVPDFLPSAQRALYLRIQQKQQEEEERARRLAESSKQDRENEEGDTGNWYSSDEDEGGSSVTSILKTLRQQTSSRPQASVGELSSSGLGDPRLQKGHPTGGRLADPRLSRDPRLSRHAEAAGGSGPGDTGPSDPRLARSLPTSKPEGSLHSSPAGPGNSKGPAPPAAEEEEGERALREKAVSIPLDPLPGHPLRDPRSQLQQFSHIKKDVTLSKPSFARTVLWNPEDLIPLPIPKQDVVPPVPAALQSLPALDPRLHRPTPAGPPNARQRPGISTDPSSSGSNLPDFELLSRILKTVNVNTPGPSDKPSDPRVRKAPTDPRLQKPADSAASSRVAKPCATEVPSPAASPSGESSPPATAPYDPRVLAAGGLGQGSGSGQSSVLSGISLYDPRTPNAGGKATEPATDAGTQAKGPEGNGKSSASKAKEPPFVRKSALEQPEAGKAGADGGAAPATDRYNSYNRPRPKAAVASAATVTPPPEGTPPQPGVHNLPVPTLFGTVKPAPKTGSGSPFAGNSPAREGEQDAGSLKDVFKGFDPTASPFCQ; encoded by the exons GGAAGATGGTGAGCTGGAAGAAGGTGAACTGGAAGATGACGGGGCTGAGGAGACACAGGACACCCCCGGAGGGTCAGAGAGGAGCCGGAAAGACAAGGGGGAGAAGCACCACAGCGATTCTGACGAGGAAAAGTCTCACAGGAGGCTGAAGCGGAAGCGGAAGAAAGAgcgggagaaggagaagaggcgatcaaagaagaggaggaagtcCAAGCACAAG CGCCACGCTTCTTCCAGTGATGACTTCTCCGACTTCTCAGATGACTCGGATTTCAGCCCCAGTGAGAAGGGGCACCGCAAGTACCGGGAATACAGCCCCCCATACGCACCG TCCCACCAGCAGTACCCCTCATCGCACAGTGCGCCCCTGCCCAAGAAGTCATACTCCAAGATGGACAGCAAAGCCTACAGCATGTACGAAGACTATGAGAACGAGCAGTATGGGGAGTATGAGGGCGACGAGGAGGAGGACATGGGCAAGGAGGACTACGATGACTTCACCAAAGAGCTCAATCAGTACCGTCGTGCCAAGGAGGGCAGCAGCCGGGGCCGAG GCAGCCGAGGGCGTGGACGGGGTTACAGGGGCCGAGGAAGCCGTGGAGGATCTCGAGGCCGAGGCATGGGCAGGGGCAGCCGAGGCCGGGGCAGAGGCTCCATGGGAGGAGACCATCCGGAGGACGAGGAGGACTTCTATGAGGAGGAGATGGAA TATGGAGAAGGTGAGGAGCCAATGGGTGATGACGATTATGATGACTACTCCAAGGAGCTGAACCAGTACCGCCGCTCTAAGGATAGCCGAGGCCGAG GGTTAAGTCGGGGCCGTGGCCGGGGTTCCCGAGGCCGAGGGAAAGGGATGGGCCGCGGCCGGGGTCGAGGTGGCAGCCGAGGAGGGATGAACAAGGGCGGAATGAACGATGACGACGACTTCTACGACGATGACATGGGC GATGGCGGTGGGAGCTACCGGAGAAGTGACCACGACAAGCCCCACCAGCAGTCTGACAAGAAAGGCAAAGTCATCTGCAAGTACTTCGTGGAAGGGCGGTGCACTTGG GGAGACCACTGTAATTTCAGCCATGACATTGAACTGCCAAAGAAACGCGAGCTGTGCAAGTTTTACATCACTGGTTTCTGCGCCAGGGCCGAGAACTGCCCGTACATGCACG GTGACTTTCCGTGTAAGTTATACCACACAACTGGGAACTGCATCAATGGTGATGACTGCATGTTCTCCCATGACCCTCTAACAGAAGAGACCAGAGAGCTTCTGGACAAG ATGTTAGCCGATGATGCAGAGGCAGGCGCCGAGGATGAAAAGGAAGTAGAGGAGCTGAAGAAGCAGGGCATCAACCCCCTGCCCAAGCCACCCCCCGGCGTGGGCCTCCTGCCCACACCCCCGCGGCCTCCTggccccccagcccccacctctCCCAACGGCCGGCCCATGCAGGGGGGTCCCCCACCTCCCCCGCCACCTCCTCCTCCGCCCCCTGGGCCCCCCCAGATGCCCATGCCAGTGCACGAGCCACTGTCACcacagcagcagctgcagcaggACATGTACAACAAGAAGATCCCCTCCTTGTTTGAGATTGTGGTGCGGCCCACGGGACAGCTGGCTGAGAAGCTGGGTGTAAG GTTCCCAGGACCTGGTGGACCCATGGGTCCTGGGCCCAACATGGGACCCCCAGGGCCCATGGGAGGCCCCATGCACCCTGATATGCACCCAGACATGCACCCGGACATGCACCCTGACATGCACCCCGACATGCATCCCGACATGCACCCCGACATGTCAATAGGCCCTGGCATGAACCCTGGCCCACCCATGGGTCCTGGCGGCCCCCCGATGATGCCCTATGGCCCTGGAGACTCCCCACACTCTGGAATGATGCCCCCCATCCCGCCAGCCCAGAACTTCTATGAAAACTTCTACCCACAGCAGGAGGGCATGGAAATGGAGCCAGGACTCCTTGGGGACACAG AGGACTACGGGCACTACGAAGAGCTGCCGGGGCAGCCTGGGGAGACTGTCTTCCCCGAGCACCCTCTGGAGCCTGACAGCTTCTCTGAGGGAGGGGCCGCAGGCCGGGCGAAGCCAGGCGCCGGTGTCCCTGACTTCCTGCCCTCAGCCCAGAGGGCTCTGTACCTGAGGATCCAGCAgaagcagcaggaggaggaggaaagagcgAGGAGGCTGGCTGAGAGCAGCAAGCAGGACCGGGAGAATGAGGAAG GGGACACTGGAAACTGGTACTCAAGTGACGAGGATGAAGGTGGGAGCAGTGTCACCTCCATTCTCAAGACCCTGAGGCAGCAGACATCCAGCAGACCCCAGGCCTCAGTTGGAGAACTGAGCAGCAGTGGGCTGGGAGACCCTCGCCTCCAGAAAGGACACCCTACAGGAGGCCGGCTAGCTGATCCCCGCCTCAGCCGGGATCCCAGACTCTCCCGCCATGCTGAGGCTGCCGGTGGCTCAGGCCCCGGGGACACAGGGCCCTCTGACCCTCGGCTGGCTCGCTCCCTGCCCACCTCCAAGCCTGAGGGCAGCCTGCATTCTAGCCCTGCTGGCCCTGGCAACTCCAAGGGGCCTGCACCGCCTgctgcagaggaggaggaaggggagcgGGCCCTGCGGGAGAAGGCCGTGAGCATCCCACTAGACCCCTTGCCTGGGCACCCACTGCGGGACCCACGGTCACAGCTGCAGCAGTTTAGCCACATCAAGAAGGATGTGACCCTGAGCAAGCCAAGCTTTGCCCGCACCGTGCTGTGGAACCCCGAGGACCTGATCCCCCTGCCCATCCCCAAGCAGGATGTGGTGCCCCCCGTGCCTGCTGCCCTGCAGTCCCTTCCTGCCCTGGACCCCAGGTTGCACCGCCCGACCCCTGCGGGACCCCCCAATGCCCGGCAGCGCCCAGGCATCTCCACGGACCCCAGCTCCTCTGGCTCTAACTTGCCTGACTTTGAACTGCTCTCTCGCATTCTCAAGACTGTCAATGTTAATACCCCTGGCCCGAGTGACAAGCCCAGTGATCCTAGGGTACGCAAAGCTCCCACTGACCCCCGACTGCAGAAGCCAGCAGACTCTGCGGCCTCTTCCCGAGTGGCCAAGCCCTGCGCTACCGAAGTCCCGTCTCCAGCCGCCAGCCCCAGCGGGGAGTCATCCCCACCAGCCACTGCACCCTACGATCCCCGTGTGCTGGCAGCCGGTGGGTTGGGCCAGGGCAGTGGGAGTGGGCAGAGCAGTGTGCTGAGCGGTATCAGCCTCTATGACCCGAGGACGCCCAACGCAGGTGGCAAAGCCACAGAGCCAGCTACTGATGCAGGCACCCAGGCCAAGGGCCCCGAGGGCAATGGCAAGAGCTCAGCCTCCAAGGCCAAGGAGCCCCCATTCGTCCGCAAGTCTGCCCTGGAGCAGCCTGAAGCAGGAAAGGCTGGTGCGGATGGGGGTGCAGCCCCAGCCACAGACCGATACAACAGCTACAACCGGCCCCGGCCCAAAGCCGCCGTGGCCTCTGCCGCCACAGTCACCCCACCACCAGAGGGGACCCCACCCCAACCTGGGGTGCACAACCTGCCTGTGCCTACCCTTTTCGGGACCGTGAAGCCGGCACCCAAGACAGGCTCAGGAAGCCCGTTTGCTGGCAACAGCCCAGCCCGTGAAGGGGAGCAGGACGCGGGGTCTCTGAAGGATGTTTTTAAAGGCTTCGACCCCACGGCCTCCCCCTTTTGCCAGTAG